The following nucleotide sequence is from Geitlerinema sp. PCC 9228.
TTTTGTGGCTGGGGCGCTCGTAGGTAGACGCCAGGGTACGTACGGCCAGTTGCGACCACAAATAGGCATCCTTGTAGCGTCCTAGGTGGTAGCTGGCTTCTGCCAAATAACCGAAATCTCGCGCTTTTTCCGTGGCGGCACCGTACTGAGTATGCCAGGTCAGGGCTTGTTTGGTAATTTTAAGTAAGGGCTGCCACAGTTGCAAGTAGTATAGCACTTCGGCCAGTTGGGTCACCAATTTCGCTGCCAGTTGCGGTTGTTCGATCAGTTCTGCCACTTGCACGGCTTGGACCAAATAACGCCTGGCTTGCTGGAACTGTTCCTGGGGGTCCGACTGGCGTTCTCCCTGCCGGCAAAGCGCCAATCCCATGGCATACAGCACGATCGCTTGACGCAATAGGTATTGTTTTACCTGCCGTTGTAGTTGTTGGGGATAGCCATCGCCACTTTGACGCACGGCAGCTTGTGGTGAACCAAACTGGGCCGAGATTTCTTTGCCTACCTGGAGAACGGCTGATTTCCAAAATTCTAAACTTTGTTGATACCGTTTCATCGCCCTTTCGCTACTGCAACCCTCTGTTTCTGCAGTAACGTTAGTAGCAATTCCGTAAGCATCTCCCTGGGCAAAGGCAAACGCAACTTCCGCTTGGGTACTTTCAGAAACAGTTTGATGGCGGCGTTGCAAATCCTGCAAGGCGTAGTGTAACTCCAACAAATCGCTAACTGAAGGTGCCAAAGAAGGAGGAGACGCCAGTTCGGAGGGGGTAGCGCGATAAATATTTTGGAAGGATTGCCGTGCTTTTTGCCGGACCAACCGCTGGCAGTCGTGGGTATCTAACTCAAATTTAATCGGAGGAGCTGCCCAACTGGCCAAATCGGGGGCCAGTCGGGTGAGTTTGTGACATACTTCATCGGTGACCCATAAAACCAAGGGAAACGACAGGCGATCGCGAAACTCATCCCTGACTTGATTGGTAGAAACCAACAGTTGGTCCACAAACCGCACCGATGCCAATCCCAACACCATCAAAGCCTGGGGTGAGGTGGTGCTGGTGCTGGCTTGCACTTGCGCGTACAAGTTCGTGGCGTTAGGTTCTAGGGAAAGGATTTGGTAGCCAGGCGACCTTCCCTGCTGGGAACCATCGGCATGGCGGCGGGATAAAGCCGTTTCCAGGCGCTCGAGGATGCGTTTTTGCAGGCAGCGATAGTGGCAGCGAACCAAAACCAGGGAAAATTGTCCCTCAGAAAGGGCGATCGCGCGGTAGAGGGTCCGAAAAGCCTGCTGGTTTTGGGTGGCAATCTCCGATTTCATATGCTTCTCAAAAGAAAGATGACATTAGCGGTAGCAAGTTCCCAACCAGCGACATTCTTCCGTAGATTCCGATGGTTGTTCTTCAGGTACTTCGGTAGCCGTAGGAAAAGGGATTGCTTTTCCTGCAGGGGAGAAAAATGCGATCGCGCTAGAACCTACAGCGACGACCAAAACCAATGGACGGTACATAGCAATCAAATCTCCTACCTAAAGACAGTTCTTTTCCCTACTTCATCTCCCTGCTACCGAAATCGGGAAACCTTACAAGTTGGCTGTCCGTTTCAACGACGTTGTTGCGTACCCTATCGTTCCTCCATGTTGCCATCAAAGACAATGCAAAACAGTATTATCTATAAAAAATCTTAGCGTTTTTTGTCTCTTGGTGGTTTTTCTCCCTACGCACTGCTTTTTCTACGGCGAATTTCCGCGCGAATACTCATTAAAACCTTTCCCAGGTGATTGCAACCGGAACCATCCGCACCGCGTCCCCAAAAATAATCTTTCGGAGAATCTTCCACCAACAGTTCCTCGCCAGTGGCCAAAAGCGTCTCCTGCAAGTCGGGGTAGGTCAGAAATTTGGTTAACACAGCGGCACGCATCACGGGAATCTTGGCAATTTCCCAATCCGCACGCACCACCCGATCGCGATCGCGTCCCCACATCGCCGCTGTACCGGGGTCGCTGGCATGGCGGATTTTCTCGACCAACCACTCATCCGGACTACCAACAAACTTTTGCGCTTGATAGTAATGTTCCACCGTCTGCCAACATTCCCCCGCCATAGAAATGGGATGGGGAGAAAAATTGGAAAAACAGCCATAGGGGTTGCCGACCTTATAAAAGTAAATCGCCATAGGGAGTATTTCGGGACGCTTTCAGAGGTTGGTTTGCCTCCGCATGTCTATTTTCCACCGCCAGGCAGCCATCCCCCCGCCAAACGCTTGAGGGCATAGTCCACCACTTCAGAATAACGCAAGTCCCCGCAAAGAATGCGCATCATAATCTGAGTGGCTGTGGGATTTTTCACCCCAATTTTATAGCCAAAACCGGGAAAGCGGTAGAAGGTACCCGCCAAACGCTGCGCCCAAACCATATCTTGTCCCCACTGTTCGTTGGTGGTGTGGGTATACTGTTTGAGGGCCTCTTTCTTTCCTTGCAAGGCCTTGTCAATGGCGTTGGCTGCTTCCATACCGCTGTACATGGACGGTCGGATGCCTTCACCCGTAAACGGATCGACGACGCTGGCAGCTTCTCCCGCTAGCAAGGCATTTTGTGCGTGTAGGGTCCGCTTGCCATCCCACAGACACAGGGAATCCTCCCAAATGCCATCGGCAGCTACCTGTAAACCCACTTTTTGGGCGTATTCTCGACCAATTTTGCTGAGTTGGGCGCGATCGCTGCCGTCAAGAAAATTACCAATGCCAATGGAATAGCCATCTGCTTTGGGTAAATTCCAGATATAGCCGTTTTTTACCTGACCGAAATCAAATCGTACCTGTGCTGGTTGGGGTTGCTTGCCATTGGCTTTGGCTTCTAAAACCACTGCCGGTCGTAGTTTGGCAGTTTTCAACTTTAGCCATTTGGCGGTTTGACTGTTGGCCCCATCCGCACCAATTAAGTAGCGACCGGCCATTGTTCCCTGGGGGGTACTGACCTGCCAAGCGTCCTTTTGCCAGGCAATCTGGGTCACCGGCGTGCGATCGCGAACTTCTGCACCTTGCTGCTGTGCCTGTTCTAGCAAAAATGTATCGAATTTCTCTCGATGAACCATCCACACCGGTTCTGAGGTTTGCAGCTTCACCTCCACCGGTTCTCCCAGTTTCCAAGTGTAGCGGACCCGATCGACTTTTTGGGAAATGACCGGTGTAAAATCAAAATCAAACCACTGCCGCACCAGGGGAGAAACAGCGCCACCACAGGGTTTGTAACGCGGTAGGCTGGCTTGTTCCAAAACCACAACAGAATGTCCTTTTTTGGCTAAATGGTAGGCAGCACTGCCACCGGCAGGACCGCCACCGATAATTATGCAATCGTACATAGCAAATCGTTATTCAATTAAAAAAGAAAACCAAAAACAACTAGAAGCACCCAAGCCGAGAAAATCTCCCCATATTGTAGGCGATTTTTGGCTGGTGGCTACGAGTTGCCACCAAAATTCTGCCAGCCATCTCCGCCATCCGCATAGCGATCGCAAAAAAATAGGGACAAACCATAATTTGCCCCTATCAAAACCTGTATAATTTCAGTAGATTCCCCACTTCGAGAAGGATTTAGCTACGATTGGCTGTTTCTTTCTCGTCCCGGGCCAAGAATTTCTCCAACTCGGATAGAGCATCTGCATCCACTTTGGTCTGCATGGGGCAGAATTTGGGACCGCACATGGAGCAAAATTCCGCTGTTTTGTAAATATCAGAAGGTAAGGTTTCGTCGTGGTATTCCCGC
It contains:
- a CDS encoding NADAR family protein, which encodes MAIYFYKVGNPYGCFSNFSPHPISMAGECWQTVEHYYQAQKFVGSPDEWLVEKIRHASDPGTAAMWGRDRDRVVRADWEIAKIPVMRAAVLTKFLTYPDLQETLLATGEELLVEDSPKDYFWGRGADGSGCNHLGKVLMSIRAEIRRRKSSA
- a CDS encoding geranylgeranyl reductase family protein; translated protein: MYDCIIIGGGPAGGSAAYHLAKKGHSVVVLEQASLPRYKPCGGAVSPLVRQWFDFDFTPVISQKVDRVRYTWKLGEPVEVKLQTSEPVWMVHREKFDTFLLEQAQQQGAEVRDRTPVTQIAWQKDAWQVSTPQGTMAGRYLIGADGANSQTAKWLKLKTAKLRPAVVLEAKANGKQPQPAQVRFDFGQVKNGYIWNLPKADGYSIGIGNFLDGSDRAQLSKIGREYAQKVGLQVAADGIWEDSLCLWDGKRTLHAQNALLAGEAASVVDPFTGEGIRPSMYSGMEAANAIDKALQGKKEALKQYTHTTNEQWGQDMVWAQRLAGTFYRFPGFGYKIGVKNPTATQIMMRILCGDLRYSEVVDYALKRLAGGWLPGGGK